A part of Aegilops tauschii subsp. strangulata cultivar AL8/78 chromosome 2, Aet v6.0, whole genome shotgun sequence genomic DNA contains:
- the LOC109749186 gene encoding indole-2-monooxygenase-like, protein MLLRRGAVPHHVVSSPRAARAIMRTHDRMFASRPTSMVAHELLYGPIDVVFAPYGEHWRMARKLVATHLLSVKKIQSYRLARQQEVRLVMAVIRKSAAASTVIDMGEMMNNFVNDMVCRALSGKFIMKEGRNKIFRELIEANSALFASFNLENCFPRLAWLTRSNVCNKAKKVNRRWDDLLEKMIQDHEKRTLLPPHDRQDGKKEEESDFIDVLLLVRQQKDYDGITREQIKAFLMDMFAAGTDTSSFALEVAMAEIMCNPRVMTKLQAEVRNNTPKGQDMVEEENLANMTYLKAVVKETLRLHPPLPLLIPHLSMVASEVDVAGYTVPSGAWVTVNSWAINRDPEWWEKPEEFLPERFMEGGSASAVDFRGNDFQFLSFGDGRRICPGINFGLATIEIMLANLVYSHDWELSPGMGKKGIDMTEVFRLSVRRKEKLMLVPKNHLSV, encoded by the exons ATGCTCCTCCGCCGCGGCGCCGTCCCGCACCACGTCGTGTCGTCCCCACGCGCCGCCAGGGCGATCATGCGGACGCACGACCGCATGTTCGCGTCGCGGCCAACATCCATGGTCGCCCACGAGCTCTTATATGGGCCGATAGACGTCGTCTTCGCCCCCTACGGTGAGCACTGGCGGATGGCGAGGAAGCTCGTCGCCACGCATCTGCTCAGCGTTAAGAAGATCCAATCGTACCGCCTCGCCCGTCAGCAAGAG GTGAGACTGGTGATGGCCGTGATACGAAAGTCCGCGGCTGCGAGCACGGTGATCGACATGGGTGAGATGATGAACAACTTTGTGAATGACATGGTGTGCCGCGCCTTGTCCGGGAAGTTCATCATGAAAGAAGGCCGGAACAAGATATTCAGAGAGCTGATCGAGGCGAACTCAGCTCTCTTTGCGAGTTTCAACCTGGAAAACTGCTTCCCAAGGTTAGCATGGCTCACCAGATCTAATGTTTGCAACAAGGCCAAGAAGGTGAATAGAAGGTGGGACGATCTGCTCGAAAAGATGATACAAGACCACGAGAAACGAACATTGTTGCCACCACATGACAGACAAGATGGCAAAAAGGAAGAGGAGAGTGACTTCATTGATGTACTTCTATTGGTTCGGCAGCAGAAAGACTATGATGGTATCACCAGAGAGCAAATCAAGGCCTTCCTAATG GACATGTTTGCTGCGGGCACGGACACATCGTCCTTCGCCTTGGAGGTAGCTATGGCTGAGATCATGTGCAACCCTCGGGTCATGACTAAGCTACAAGCCGAGGTGAGAAACAACACACCGAAGGGGCAAGACATGGTCGAGGAAGAGAACTTAGCCAACATGACATATTTGAAGGCCGTGGTGAAGGAAACGCTTAGGCTGCACCCGCCGCTACCTCTCCTCATCCCTCATCTTTCCATGGTAGCGAGCGAAGTCGACGTCGCTGGATACACGGTCCCTTCTGGAGCATGGGTCACGGTGAACTCATGGGCTATCAATAGAGACCCCGAGTGGTGGGAGAAGCCAGAGGAGTTCCTGCCAGAAAGGTTCATGGAGGGTGGTAGCGCCTCGGCGGTGGACTTCAGGGGGAATGACTTTCAGTTTTTGTCGTTCGGAGATGGCAGGAGGATCTGCCCTGGTATTAACTTCGGGCTGGCGACCATCGAGATCATGCTGGCAAACCTTGTGTACTCTCATGACTGGGAGCTATCGCCCGGCATGGGCAAGAAGGGTATTGACATGACCGAAGTGTTCCGCTTGAGCGTCCGACGGAAGGAGAAACTGATGCTTGTTCCCAAGAACCACTTAAGTGTGTGA